One region of Candidatus Polarisedimenticolaceae bacterium genomic DNA includes:
- the rny gene encoding ribonuclease Y, whose translation MNGAAWFVLSIAGALIGGALGWFLNNRLGASSLEAARLKGDEIQRGALREAENVKRQQVMEAREQMLRDKSKAEGDLRSRKGQLDKRERELKQLHGSVSEMEAEVARQHETIRGAEQDLATREAELRRGQETLEHLVHEENARLERASGMTRDEARQQLLQNLKAEVRFEAAGLVKEIKDEAQRGAEAEAKKIVALAMERMASDLSAERSVTHFDLPQGGQMRGRIIGHEGKNIKAFEAATGIQLILDEAGESVQLSGFNPVKREIARRVLQMLLKDGNVHPRRIEELTRRNAKRLDEEMKQAGEQTLKEMGVKGVQPEMVKLLGRLLFRTSYGQNVLLHSKEVGYLTGMMAAELGLNETVARRAGLFHDIGKAVDYEREGTHPEIGAEVATRCNEQWEVVNAIAAHHEDIEVTTPITVLVATADALSGARPGARRKSVAEYIRRIEQLEGLANSMDGVEQSYALQAGREIRVIANTELVDDARIDLLAHDLARRIESEMDYPGKIKVTVIREMRAQEVAR comes from the coding sequence ATGAACGGGGCGGCCTGGTTCGTCCTCTCGATCGCGGGCGCCCTGATCGGCGGTGCTCTGGGCTGGTTCCTCAACAACCGGCTCGGCGCATCCAGCCTGGAGGCGGCGCGCCTCAAGGGCGACGAGATCCAGAGGGGCGCGCTCCGCGAGGCCGAGAACGTCAAGCGGCAGCAGGTCATGGAGGCGCGCGAGCAGATGCTCCGCGACAAATCGAAGGCCGAAGGCGATCTGCGCTCGCGGAAGGGGCAGCTCGACAAGCGCGAGCGCGAGCTCAAGCAGCTCCACGGCAGCGTCTCCGAGATGGAGGCGGAGGTCGCGCGCCAGCACGAGACGATTCGCGGGGCCGAGCAGGACTTGGCGACACGCGAGGCGGAGCTGAGGCGCGGCCAGGAGACGCTCGAGCATCTCGTCCACGAGGAGAATGCCCGGCTCGAGCGGGCGTCGGGGATGACGCGGGACGAAGCCCGCCAGCAGCTCCTCCAGAACTTGAAGGCCGAGGTCCGCTTCGAGGCGGCGGGGCTCGTCAAGGAGATCAAGGACGAAGCGCAGCGCGGTGCCGAAGCCGAAGCCAAGAAGATCGTCGCGCTCGCGATGGAGCGCATGGCGTCCGACCTCTCGGCGGAGCGCAGCGTCACCCACTTCGACCTGCCGCAAGGCGGCCAGATGCGCGGCCGGATCATCGGGCACGAGGGGAAGAACATCAAAGCGTTCGAGGCGGCCACGGGCATCCAGCTCATCCTCGACGAAGCGGGCGAGTCGGTGCAGCTCTCCGGGTTCAACCCCGTGAAGCGCGAGATCGCGCGCCGCGTCCTCCAGATGCTCCTCAAGGACGGGAACGTCCACCCGCGCCGTATCGAAGAGCTGACGCGCCGGAACGCGAAGCGCCTCGACGAGGAGATGAAACAGGCGGGGGAGCAGACGCTCAAGGAGATGGGGGTCAAGGGCGTCCAGCCCGAGATGGTCAAGCTCCTGGGTCGCCTCCTCTTCCGCACCTCCTACGGACAGAACGTGCTCCTCCATTCCAAGGAGGTCGGCTACCTCACCGGCATGATGGCCGCCGAGCTGGGGCTGAACGAGACGGTGGCGCGCCGCGCCGGCCTCTTCCACGACATCGGCAAGGCGGTCGATTACGAGCGCGAGGGAACGCATCCCGAGATCGGTGCCGAGGTCGCCACGCGGTGCAACGAGCAATGGGAGGTCGTCAACGCGATCGCCGCGCACCACGAGGACATCGAGGTCACGACGCCGATCACCGTCCTCGTCGCGACCGCGGACGCGCTCTCCGGGGCGCGCCCGGGGGCGCGCCGGAAGAGCGTCGCCGAGTACATCCGGCGCATCGAGCAGCTCGAGGGGCTCGCGAACTCGATGGACGGTGTCGAGCAGTCCTACGCCCTGCAAGCCGGCCGCGAGATCCGGGTCATCGCCAACACCGAGCTCGTCGACGACGCGCGGATCGATCTCCTGGCGCACGACCTCGCGCGCCGGATCGAGTCCGAGATGGACTATCCGGGAAAGATCAAGGTCACGGTCATCCGCGAGATGAGGGCGCAGGAGGTCGCGCGCTGA
- a CDS encoding MBL fold metallo-hydrolase, producing MQILRFTYGPFAENTYVVVGSSGREAMVVDPGLESEPVLSVLTERGLRCTLLVNTHGHLDHVACNAFFKEATGAPLAIHRDDLPLLEMTKAQGELYGLDVPDSPAPDLFLEEGEPLVFDGLAFDVLHTPGHTPGGVCLRHGGQMIVGDTLFRGSVGRTDLPGGDWDTLVASIRGKLFRLPDETHCYPGHEEETTIGLERRTNPFVGDAAIGIAR from the coding sequence GTGCAGATTCTCCGCTTCACCTACGGGCCGTTCGCGGAGAACACCTACGTCGTCGTCGGGTCCTCGGGCCGTGAGGCGATGGTCGTCGATCCGGGGCTCGAGAGCGAGCCGGTCCTGAGCGTGCTCACGGAGCGGGGCCTCCGCTGCACGCTCCTCGTGAACACGCACGGGCATCTCGACCACGTCGCCTGCAACGCGTTCTTCAAGGAGGCGACCGGGGCGCCGCTCGCGATCCACCGGGACGATCTCCCGCTCCTCGAGATGACGAAGGCGCAGGGCGAGCTGTACGGCCTCGACGTGCCGGACTCGCCGGCCCCCGATCTCTTCCTCGAAGAGGGCGAGCCACTCGTCTTCGACGGCCTCGCGTTCGACGTCCTCCATACGCCGGGGCACACGCCCGGGGGCGTCTGCCTCCGCCACGGCGGGCAGATGATCGTGGGAGACACGCTCTTCCGTGGATCGGTCGGGCGCACCGACCTCCCCGGCGGCGACTGGGACACGCTCGTCGCTTCCATTCGAGGCAAGCTGTTCCGGCTTCCCGACGAGACTCACTGCTACCCAGGCCACGAGGAGGAGACGACGATCGGCCTCGAGCGGCGCACGAACCCGTTCGTCGGCGACGCCGCCATCGGGATCGCGCGATGA
- the typA gene encoding translational GTPase TypA: MPHQTRNDVRNLAIIAHVDHGKTTLVDALLWQSGIFRDNEYVAERVMDSIDLEREKGITIMAKNTAILYRGTKINIVDTPGHADFGGEVERTLKMVDGVMLLVDASEGPLPQTRFVLRKALESGLSPIVVVNKIDRSDARPKEVLNEVYDLFIDLDATEDQLDFPVLYANARRGIIRRSPDGPDEPLTPLFEEILKTVPPPKFDDVMPLQLLVTTLDYNDYVGRLAIGRVFNGRIRRGKDYGHCRIDGSVTRTRVTALYGYEGLKRVEIEEAGPGDIVAVAGLESVTIGETLSDAETPVPLPPITVDEPTIAMVVSANDSPLAGLEGQFVTSRKLRERLWKEILTNVSIRVEETDSPDAFKVSGRGELQLAILIEMMRREGYEMSVGKPEIVTKEIDGTTNEPLEQLVVDCPETFVGVVTQKVGSRKGRMSRMINHGTGRVRMEFRIPSRGLLGFRTEFLSDTRGTGIMNHLFDGYVPWQGDIPSRATGALVSDRPGRSTAHAIEHLQERGTMFISPGDQVYEGMVIGENARANDLDVNITKEKKLTNMRASGSDDAVRLVPPRTMSLEQALEFIKDDELVEVTPKAFRLRKRVLAMVRRARKS, encoded by the coding sequence ATGCCGCATCAAACTCGAAACGACGTCCGCAACCTCGCCATCATCGCCCACGTCGACCACGGCAAGACGACGCTCGTCGACGCCTTGCTCTGGCAGAGCGGGATCTTCCGCGATAACGAGTACGTCGCCGAGCGGGTCATGGACTCGATCGACCTCGAGCGGGAGAAGGGCATCACGATCATGGCCAAGAACACGGCCATCCTCTACCGCGGCACGAAGATCAACATCGTCGATACGCCCGGCCACGCGGACTTCGGCGGAGAGGTCGAGCGGACGCTCAAGATGGTCGACGGCGTCATGCTGCTCGTCGACGCTTCGGAGGGTCCGCTCCCGCAGACACGGTTCGTGCTCCGGAAGGCGCTCGAGTCGGGGCTCTCGCCGATCGTCGTCGTCAACAAGATCGACCGTTCCGACGCGCGGCCGAAGGAAGTCCTGAACGAGGTCTACGACCTCTTCATCGACCTCGACGCCACCGAAGACCAGCTCGATTTCCCCGTGCTCTACGCGAACGCGAGGCGGGGGATCATCCGCCGGTCGCCCGACGGTCCCGACGAGCCGCTGACGCCGCTGTTCGAGGAGATCTTGAAGACGGTCCCGCCCCCGAAGTTCGACGACGTGATGCCGCTCCAGCTCCTCGTCACGACCCTCGACTACAACGATTACGTGGGGCGTCTCGCGATCGGCCGCGTCTTCAACGGCCGGATCCGCCGCGGCAAGGACTACGGCCACTGCCGCATCGACGGGAGCGTGACGCGGACGCGCGTGACGGCGCTCTACGGCTACGAGGGCCTGAAGCGCGTCGAGATCGAAGAAGCGGGGCCGGGCGACATCGTCGCGGTCGCGGGGCTCGAGAGCGTGACGATCGGCGAGACCCTCTCGGACGCGGAGACGCCGGTGCCTCTTCCGCCGATCACCGTCGACGAGCCGACGATCGCCATGGTCGTCTCGGCGAACGACTCGCCGCTCGCCGGGCTCGAAGGGCAGTTCGTCACCTCGCGCAAGCTGCGCGAGCGGCTCTGGAAGGAGATTCTGACGAACGTCTCGATCCGCGTCGAGGAGACCGACTCGCCCGACGCCTTCAAGGTGTCGGGCCGCGGCGAGCTGCAGCTCGCGATTCTCATCGAGATGATGAGGCGCGAAGGCTACGAGATGTCGGTCGGGAAGCCCGAGATCGTCACAAAGGAGATCGACGGGACGACGAACGAGCCGCTCGAGCAGCTCGTCGTCGATTGCCCGGAGACGTTCGTCGGCGTCGTGACGCAGAAGGTCGGGTCGCGCAAGGGCCGGATGTCGCGGATGATCAACCACGGCACCGGGCGCGTCCGCATGGAGTTCCGGATCCCGTCGCGCGGGCTCCTCGGATTTCGGACGGAGTTCCTGTCCGATACGCGCGGGACCGGGATCATGAACCACCTCTTCGACGGCTACGTTCCGTGGCAGGGCGACATCCCCTCGCGCGCGACGGGCGCGCTCGTCTCCGACCGCCCCGGACGCTCGACCGCCCATGCGATCGAGCATCTCCAGGAGCGAGGGACCATGTTCATCTCGCCCGGAGACCAGGTCTACGAGGGGATGGTCATCGGTGAGAACGCCCGTGCGAACGACCTCGACGTCAACATCACGAAAGAGAAGAAGCTCACGAACATGCGAGCCTCCGGCTCCGACGACGCGGTGCGCCTCGTGCCGCCGCGGACGATGAGCCTCGAGCAGGCCTTGGAGTTCATCAAGGACGACGAGCTCGTCGAGGTGACCCCGAAGGCCTTCCGCCTGCGCAAGCGCGTCCTCGCCATGGTGCGACGGGCCCGCAAGAGCTGA
- a CDS encoding metallopeptidase family protein, translating to MSGKHDDDETLVEEIYDALDAGEPQRALAAARMALHEAPDDPVLRYLAGIALLEMEHLQDADRELTRALDLDPDDPEFRTARAQARFALCRFDEAKTDAARALEADASIADARVVLGLVAEREGRLDVADAAFAEAAAADPERFVRPVRLSRAAFDGIVLRAGAMLPEEFRERLAEVAVLVDDLPATEVLLGEGEPLDPELLGLFVGTALPERSFASSGLESPPRIFLFQRNLERFAADEGELRREIARTLHHELAHYLGFAEEEMAELDLD from the coding sequence ATGAGCGGCAAGCACGACGACGACGAGACGCTGGTCGAGGAGATCTACGACGCCCTCGACGCCGGCGAGCCTCAGCGCGCGCTCGCCGCCGCACGGATGGCGCTCCACGAGGCACCCGACGACCCCGTGCTCCGGTACCTCGCCGGCATCGCGCTCCTCGAGATGGAGCACCTCCAGGACGCGGACCGCGAGCTGACGCGAGCGCTCGACCTCGACCCGGACGATCCGGAGTTCAGGACCGCCCGCGCGCAGGCGCGCTTCGCGCTGTGCCGCTTCGATGAGGCAAAGACCGATGCCGCCCGCGCGCTCGAGGCGGATGCGTCGATCGCCGACGCGCGCGTCGTCCTCGGGCTCGTCGCCGAGCGCGAAGGCCGGCTCGATGTCGCCGACGCGGCGTTCGCCGAGGCGGCCGCAGCCGACCCCGAGCGCTTCGTCCGCCCCGTGAGGCTGTCGCGCGCCGCATTCGACGGGATCGTCCTCCGCGCCGGTGCGATGCTCCCCGAGGAGTTCCGGGAGCGTCTGGCGGAGGTCGCGGTGCTCGTCGACGATCTTCCCGCCACCGAGGTCCTGCTCGGCGAAGGCGAGCCGCTCGACCCCGAGCTGCTCGGCCTCTTCGTCGGGACGGCGCTCCCGGAGCGCTCCTTCGCATCGTCGGGCCTCGAGTCGCCCCCGCGCATCTTCCTCTTCCAGCGCAACCTCGAGCGCTTCGCCGCGGACGAGGGCGAGCTGAGACGAGAGATCGCGCGCACGCTCCACCACGAGCTCGCGCACTACCTGGGCTTCGCAGAAGAGGAGATGGCCGAGCTCGACCTCGACTAG
- a CDS encoding molybdenum cofactor biosynthesis protein MoaE: MVHLQDGPIDVAAMTAAIRGDGDGAIALFLGTVRDTNAGRRVLFLEYEAYPEMAQQEMAKIVADARARFPVTSIEVAHRLGRLEIGEVSVAVAVASPHRAAAIDACRFVIDTLKATVPIWKREHFEGGVVWIEGDGSR, from the coding sequence GTGGTCCACCTGCAGGACGGTCCGATCGACGTCGCCGCGATGACCGCCGCGATTCGAGGCGACGGCGACGGCGCGATCGCGCTCTTCCTGGGCACCGTGCGCGACACGAACGCCGGGCGCCGCGTCCTGTTCCTCGAGTACGAGGCCTATCCCGAGATGGCCCAGCAGGAGATGGCGAAGATCGTCGCCGACGCGCGCGCCCGCTTCCCGGTCACTTCGATCGAGGTCGCCCACCGGCTCGGGAGGCTCGAGATCGGCGAGGTCTCGGTCGCGGTGGCGGTCGCGTCACCTCATCGCGCCGCCGCGATCGATGCGTGCCGGTTCGTCATCGACACGCTCAAGGCGACGGTACCGATCTGGAAGCGCGAGCACTTCGAGGGCGGGGTGGTCTGGATCGAGGGCGACGGATCCCGCTAG
- a CDS encoding MoaD/ThiS family protein, translated as MTVRVLWFASLRDRTGSREETLEIQPTDDVEALWHRLTALHPRLRDVTVRPLVACDRAYAAWDRPLQGVREVAFLPPVSGG; from the coding sequence TTGACGGTCCGCGTCCTCTGGTTCGCGTCGCTCCGCGACCGGACGGGATCCCGCGAGGAGACGCTCGAGATCCAGCCGACGGACGACGTGGAGGCCCTGTGGCATCGTCTCACCGCGCTCCATCCGCGCCTGCGCGACGTGACGGTGCGGCCTCTGGTCGCGTGCGATCGTGCCTACGCGGCGTGGGACCGGCCGCTTCAGGGCGTGCGCGAGGTCGCCTTCCTCCCGCCGGTCAGCGGAGGCTGA
- a CDS encoding bifunctional oligoribonuclease/PAP phosphatase NrnA → MISPTEHRAFADLVERARVFVLVTHLNPDGDAIGSQVGLGRYLQSIGREVRLINQDATPKELAFLEFDGPAGEAYDPARHDGFLDAADAIVLVDNSAPDRLGRMEAPALARVAKTFCIDHHPSRETPWAENVIDTTAAATALLVYELLRAREYTPDRAAADALYSGLATDTGFFRFNSTSPRALRVAADLLELGADPTRCYREVFERNSPAYTRLLGRALAGLSLSDDGRVGSVAVTLAMVEACGAAGVDTSEVTTPVLAVDGVRLAILFRELPEGKVKVSLRSKGAIDVQQLAAEFGGGGHRNASGIVLPGRFDDVVKTLTARAASLAAAAL, encoded by the coding sequence ATGATCAGCCCTACGGAACACCGGGCGTTCGCGGACCTCGTCGAGCGCGCGCGAGTGTTCGTCCTCGTGACGCACTTGAACCCGGACGGTGACGCGATCGGCTCGCAGGTCGGCCTCGGCCGGTACCTTCAGTCCATCGGCCGCGAGGTCCGCCTGATCAACCAGGACGCCACCCCGAAGGAGCTCGCGTTCCTCGAGTTCGACGGACCGGCGGGGGAGGCCTACGACCCCGCGCGGCACGACGGTTTCCTCGACGCTGCCGACGCGATCGTCCTCGTCGACAACTCGGCGCCGGATCGCCTGGGCCGGATGGAGGCGCCGGCGCTCGCGCGCGTCGCGAAGACGTTCTGCATCGACCATCACCCGTCGCGCGAGACGCCGTGGGCGGAGAACGTCATCGATACGACCGCGGCTGCCACCGCGCTCCTCGTCTACGAGCTGCTCCGCGCCCGCGAGTACACCCCCGATCGCGCGGCGGCGGACGCGCTCTACTCCGGGCTCGCGACCGACACCGGCTTCTTCCGCTTCAACTCGACGTCGCCGCGCGCCCTGCGCGTGGCGGCCGATCTGCTCGAGCTGGGCGCCGATCCGACCCGGTGCTACCGAGAGGTCTTCGAGCGCAACTCTCCCGCGTACACGCGCCTCCTCGGCCGGGCGCTCGCCGGACTCTCGCTCTCGGACGACGGGCGCGTCGGGAGCGTCGCCGTCACCCTCGCGATGGTCGAGGCGTGCGGTGCCGCGGGCGTCGACACCTCCGAGGTGACGACGCCGGTCCTCGCGGTCGACGGCGTCCGCTTGGCGATCCTCTTCCGCGAGCTGCCCGAGGGGAAGGTCAAGGTGTCCTTGCGGTCCAAGGGCGCGATCGACGTGCAACAGCTCGCCGCGGAGTTCGGCGGCGGCGGCCACCGGAACGCGTCGGGGATCGTGTTGCCCGGCCGCTTCGACGACGTCGTGAAGACGCTGACGGCGCGGGCGGCGTCGCTCGCCGCGGCCGCGCTTTGA
- a CDS encoding gamma carbonic anhydrase family protein: MSRPSIGSGAWVAPNATLTGSVALGDFASIWYGCVLRGDLEPIAIGDETNVQDLTVVHVDHRCPVTIGRRVTIGHRAVVHGCTIDDEAVVGMGAVLLSGSRIGAGALVAAGAVVREGFTVPPGAVAAGVPAVLRGKVDDALRARFREGVESYLRLAARAREGG; the protein is encoded by the coding sequence TTGTCGCGCCCATCCATCGGCAGCGGGGCCTGGGTCGCCCCGAACGCCACGCTGACCGGCAGCGTGGCGCTCGGAGACTTCGCTTCGATCTGGTACGGGTGCGTCCTCAGAGGCGATCTCGAGCCGATCGCGATCGGCGACGAGACGAACGTCCAGGATCTAACGGTCGTCCACGTCGATCACAGATGCCCGGTCACGATCGGCCGCCGCGTCACGATCGGCCATCGCGCGGTCGTGCACGGATGCACGATCGACGACGAAGCGGTCGTCGGCATGGGCGCCGTCCTCCTCTCCGGGAGCCGCATCGGCGCCGGAGCGCTCGTCGCGGCGGGAGCGGTCGTGCGGGAAGGCTTCACGGTCCCGCCGGGTGCGGTGGCCGCCGGCGTTCCCGCGGTCCTCAGGGGCAAGGTCGACGACGCGCTGCGCGCACGCTTCCGCGAGGGCGTAGAGAGCTATCTGCGTCTCGCCGCACGGGCCCGGGAGGGCGGATGA
- a CDS encoding 3'-5' exonuclease, which yields MTYFCLDCEASGPVPPLYNLLSIGVTVVRPSDGRHVLGRSFYVELQPIFAGFDPGAMAVCGLDAARLAREGLPPEQALRRLTAFVKEENAGSADRPCFVGHNAVFDWTYIAYYYAHFGQDNPFGYKGLDTKSLAMGRLGIGWNDTSKENLERVLALPPQDAALLHRADYDAHYQALILQALLDRAPAS from the coding sequence ATGACCTACTTCTGTCTCGACTGCGAAGCCTCGGGCCCGGTCCCGCCGCTGTACAACCTCCTGTCGATCGGCGTCACCGTCGTACGCCCGTCGGACGGCCGCCACGTGCTGGGGCGCTCGTTCTACGTCGAGCTCCAGCCGATCTTCGCGGGCTTCGATCCCGGCGCGATGGCGGTCTGCGGCCTGGACGCGGCGCGGCTCGCGCGCGAAGGGCTCCCCCCCGAGCAGGCGCTCCGCCGCCTCACCGCGTTCGTCAAGGAGGAGAACGCGGGAAGCGCCGACCGGCCGTGCTTCGTCGGCCACAACGCGGTCTTCGACTGGACGTACATCGCGTACTACTACGCGCACTTCGGCCAGGACAACCCGTTCGGCTACAAGGGCCTCGACACGAAGAGCCTCGCCATGGGCCGGCTCGGGATCGGCTGGAACGACACCTCCAAGGAAAACCTCGAGCGCGTGCTCGCCTTGCCGCCGCAGGACGCCGCACTGCTGCACCGCGCCGACTACGATGCGCACTACCAGGCGCTCATCCTTCAAGCGCTCCTCGACCGCGCGCCGGCTTCTTGA
- a CDS encoding DUF1343 domain-containing protein, with protein MTRVRTGLEAFLDPAGDTAGLARGAALGVVAHPASIDAGGRHLVDRLARDGRFRIVRLFGPEHGIRGEAQDMEAVQEPVDRTTGLPVVSLYGRDEASLRPRAEHLRGLDAIVYDLQDIGTRFYTFVVTLSYVMEAAREAGIPVVVLDRPNPIGGVEIEGPILEPAFASFVGRFPIPVRHGMTTGELALMMRDSFGVGGDLRVVRLSGWSRRLRFDATGLPWVLPSPNMPTPDTALVYPGGCLVEGTNLSEGRGTTRPFELVGAPWLEPAAAAEALGQAADQEGLDGVLFRAATFRPMFGKHAARSCGGVQVHVTDPERVRPFAVYLVLLREMRRLADGPFDWRREAYEFVTDRLAIDLLLGRADLRPMIEAGAPLSEMTAAWRDGLARFDAERRRFLLYPE; from the coding sequence ATGACGCGCGTGCGGACCGGGCTGGAGGCGTTCCTCGACCCTGCGGGAGATACCGCGGGCCTCGCCCGCGGGGCCGCCTTGGGAGTCGTCGCCCACCCCGCGTCGATCGACGCCGGCGGCCGTCATCTCGTCGACCGCCTCGCGCGGGACGGCCGCTTCCGGATCGTCCGCCTCTTCGGTCCGGAGCACGGCATCCGCGGCGAAGCGCAGGACATGGAAGCGGTGCAGGAGCCCGTCGACCGCACGACCGGGCTGCCGGTCGTCAGCTTGTACGGACGCGATGAGGCGTCGCTGCGTCCGCGCGCCGAGCACCTGCGCGGGCTCGATGCGATCGTGTACGACCTGCAGGACATCGGGACGCGCTTCTACACCTTCGTCGTCACCCTCTCGTACGTCATGGAGGCCGCGCGCGAGGCGGGGATCCCGGTCGTCGTGCTCGACCGGCCGAATCCGATCGGCGGCGTCGAGATCGAAGGACCGATCCTCGAGCCCGCGTTCGCCTCGTTCGTCGGACGGTTCCCGATTCCCGTGCGTCACGGCATGACGACCGGCGAGCTGGCGCTCATGATGCGCGATTCTTTCGGCGTGGGGGGCGACCTCCGCGTCGTGCGCCTGTCCGGTTGGAGCCGGCGACTTCGTTTCGACGCGACGGGCCTCCCTTGGGTCCTGCCGTCCCCGAACATGCCGACGCCGGACACCGCGCTCGTCTATCCGGGCGGCTGTCTCGTCGAGGGGACGAACCTCTCCGAGGGTCGCGGAACGACGCGACCGTTCGAGCTCGTCGGCGCTCCGTGGCTCGAGCCTGCGGCGGCTGCGGAGGCCCTGGGCCAAGCGGCCGACCAGGAAGGACTCGACGGCGTTCTCTTCCGCGCCGCCACCTTCCGTCCGATGTTCGGCAAGCACGCGGCGCGGAGCTGCGGCGGGGTGCAGGTCCACGTGACCGACCCGGAGCGGGTCCGCCCGTTCGCGGTCTACCTCGTGCTCCTCCGCGAGATGAGGCGCCTCGCCGACGGGCCGTTCGACTGGAGACGGGAAGCGTACGAGTTCGTCACCGACCGCCTCGCGATCGACCTCCTGCTCGGCCGGGCCGACCTGAGGCCGATGATCGAGGCCGGCGCGCCGCTCTCCGAGATGACGGCGGCGTGGCGTGACGGCCTCGCGAGGTTCGACGCGGAGCGGCGCCGGTTCCTGCTCTACCCCGAATAG
- a CDS encoding glycosyltransferase family 2 protein, which produces MRSPSCGRRASTRGPRESSRCRRSFPSRKLAPPLALSVTIVTRDEERNLARCLTSVAWAEDVVVVDSGSTDRTGAIAVALGARFVVHPWPGYAAQKNHAASLARHEWVLSLDADEWLESEAEAEIRAVLSAPAHAAYAFRRLSAFSGGFVPHAWSPDRQVRLYRKEVARFGGGHVHESVRLDPGATVGRLASPLLHLTHRDVDAQVARLNDYSALASRTAFEAGERFRLGRTLFGPVAAFVKSYLIKAGMLDGMRGLIVAVNHAHYVFLKGAKLWDRRRPKDPEFERRVPKTSEDPDPGAPYSG; this is translated from the coding sequence CTGCGCTCGCCGTCCTGCGGCAGGCGGGCCTCGACGCGCGGCCCCCGGGAGTCCTCTCGATGCCGCCGGTCGTTTCCGAGCCGTAAGCTGGCCCCTCCGCTCGCACTCTCCGTCACGATCGTCACGCGGGACGAGGAGCGCAACCTCGCGCGCTGCCTTACGAGCGTCGCCTGGGCCGAGGACGTCGTCGTCGTCGATTCCGGGTCGACCGATCGCACGGGTGCGATCGCCGTCGCTCTGGGAGCGCGGTTCGTGGTTCATCCGTGGCCGGGCTACGCCGCGCAGAAGAACCACGCGGCCTCCCTAGCGCGCCACGAGTGGGTGCTCAGCCTCGACGCCGACGAGTGGCTCGAGAGCGAGGCCGAAGCGGAGATCCGCGCGGTGCTGAGCGCGCCCGCGCACGCCGCGTACGCGTTCCGCCGGCTCTCCGCGTTCTCGGGCGGCTTCGTTCCCCACGCGTGGTCTCCCGACCGCCAGGTTCGCCTCTATCGCAAGGAGGTCGCACGGTTCGGAGGCGGCCACGTTCACGAATCGGTCCGCCTCGATCCCGGGGCGACCGTGGGCCGTCTCGCGAGCCCGCTCCTCCATCTCACCCACCGCGACGTCGACGCGCAGGTCGCGCGCTTGAACGACTACAGCGCGCTCGCGTCGCGCACGGCGTTCGAGGCGGGCGAGCGGTTCCGGCTGGGTCGCACGCTCTTCGGACCGGTCGCGGCTTTCGTGAAGAGCTATCTCATCAAAGCGGGGATGCTCGACGGGATGCGCGGCCTGATCGTCGCCGTCAACCACGCGCACTACGTCTTTCTCAAGGGGGCGAAGCTCTGGGACCGGCGACGCCCGAAGGACCCGGAGTTCGAGCGGCGCGTGCCGAAGACCTCGGAGGACCCTGACCCCGGCGCGCCCTATTCGGGGTAG